In Juglans regia cultivar Chandler chromosome 13, Walnut 2.0, whole genome shotgun sequence, the following proteins share a genomic window:
- the LOC108985453 gene encoding protein LSM12 homolog, whose product MAMDGATNSEDFAVGCLLSIKTTLGDDFEAQVITFDRHSNILVLQEGSKAGPRRNIRLLKANYIKEFSLLGQAEDPLDIKNCFLDLSTLRAREDLAIRQAEAEAERIGVGVTSEAQSIFDALSKTLPVRWDKTVIVVLNEVRVSSPYLPESVNGGTPAANERVKKVLEFERKRLQTRGGGQ is encoded by the exons ATGGCTATGGATGGTGCTACCAACTCGGAGGACTTCGCCGTGGGCTGCTTGCTCTCCATCAAGACCACTTTAGGCGACGACTTTGAAGCTCAGGTCATCACCTTCGACCGCCACTCCAACATTCTCGTCCTTC AAGAGGGTTCGAAAGCGGGACCTCGCCGGAACATACGGTTGTTGAAGGCCAACTACATAAAGGAGTTTTCGCTCTTGGGCCAAGCCGAAGATCCACTTGATATAAAAAACTGTTTCCTTGATCTTAGTACTCTGCGCGCTAGAGAAGATTTGGCCATTAG ACAAGCAGAGGCTGAGGCCGAGAGGATAGGCGTGGGTGTTACCAGCGAGGCTCAGAGCATTTTTGACGCCTTGTCCAAAAC GCTTCCAGTGCGCTGGGACAAGACTGTCATAGTTGTTCTGAATGAGGTGCGTGTAAGTAGTCCATATCTCCCAGAATCTGTTAATGGAGGAACTCCTGCTGCCAATGAGAGGGTGAAGAAAGTG CTTGAGTTTGAGAGGAAGAGATTGCAAACTCGTGGTGGTGGTCAGTGA